One genomic window of Brevundimonas vesicularis includes the following:
- a CDS encoding DUF5076 domain-containing protein: MTEASEFMLTTPDSVAADPKAIEVLRMWWSKDEPVMSVKPAFNDPIQFGRLLAYAARHMAHGYAVRHQHDETAAYHRILEGLSEVVKANDVRTVAEPITPTGGNA, from the coding sequence ATGACCGAGGCATCGGAGTTCATGCTGACGACGCCAGACAGCGTCGCTGCTGACCCCAAGGCCATCGAAGTCCTTCGGATGTGGTGGTCGAAGGACGAGCCGGTGATGTCCGTCAAACCGGCCTTCAACGATCCCATACAGTTCGGTCGGCTGCTGGCCTATGCGGCTCGACATATGGCGCATGGTTATGCCGTGCGGCATCAACACGATGAAACTGCGGCCTACCACCGCATCCTCGAAGGTCTCAGCGAAGTGGTGAAGGCGAATGACGTCCGCACTGTCGCCGAACCGATTACGCCAACCGGGGGGAACGCCTGA
- a CDS encoding SIMPL domain-containing protein — translation MSDNRLLPAAVVGGLLAVGFIGAGALIGQGVIHARAGDRTVTVRGLSERNVKADLAVLPLRFTASGDVLSEVQTKIDSDLALVRRFLTAQGYPAQAIELGRLEVADTRSREYAAQNGGPRFILAQTVIVRTNDVARVQATTRLLNDLVRQDVVLQDFQGPSYIFTKLNDVRPQMIAEGTAAARTGAEQFAKDSGTPLGPIRQATQGSFEILPRDGAAGDEAVSIDNKIRVVTTITYSLK, via the coding sequence ATGTCAGACAATCGTCTGCTTCCAGCCGCCGTGGTCGGCGGTCTTCTGGCTGTCGGCTTCATCGGCGCCGGCGCCCTGATCGGTCAGGGCGTCATTCACGCGCGCGCCGGCGACCGCACCGTGACGGTGCGCGGCCTGTCCGAACGCAATGTGAAAGCGGACCTTGCCGTCCTGCCGCTACGCTTCACGGCCTCGGGCGATGTCCTTTCGGAAGTTCAAACCAAGATCGACAGCGATCTGGCGCTGGTCCGCCGCTTCCTGACCGCCCAGGGCTACCCTGCCCAAGCCATCGAGCTAGGCCGGCTCGAGGTGGCCGACACACGGTCGCGAGAATACGCCGCCCAGAACGGCGGTCCACGCTTCATCCTGGCTCAGACGGTGATCGTTCGAACCAACGATGTGGCCCGGGTTCAGGCCACGACGCGACTGCTCAACGACCTGGTGCGTCAGGATGTGGTGCTGCAGGACTTTCAGGGTCCGTCCTACATCTTCACTAAGTTGAACGACGTGCGCCCGCAAATGATCGCCGAGGGTACAGCGGCGGCGCGCACCGGCGCGGAACAGTTCGCCAAGGACAGCGGAACGCCCCTCGGCCCGATCCGTCAGGCCACCCAGGGCTCGTTCGAAATCCTGCCGCGCGATGGCGCAGCCGGCGACGAGGCCGTCTCCATCGACAATAAAATCCGGGTCGTTACGACTATCACCTATAGTCTAAAGTAG
- a CDS encoding FtsB family cell division protein codes for MKPYRLSLALLLLLAYLGVQALTGERGLLSGSSRDALLGQREDQLAHLTEQRRDLETRVRYLRTDSLSRDLLEERARAVLGFSDPRDYVIHVSAPAVQG; via the coding sequence ATGAAACCTTACCGCCTGTCCCTCGCCCTGTTGCTGCTTCTGGCCTATCTCGGGGTGCAGGCGCTGACGGGCGAGCGCGGACTGTTGAGCGGCTCGTCTCGCGACGCCCTGCTTGGGCAGCGCGAGGACCAGCTGGCGCATCTGACCGAGCAGCGCCGCGACCTTGAGACACGGGTTCGCTATCTGCGCACCGACAGCCTGTCTCGCGACCTTTTGGAAGAGCGCGCCCGCGCCGTGCTGGGCTTCTCCGACCCGCGCGACTATGTGATCCATGTCTCGGCTCCGGCTGTTCAAGGGTAA
- a CDS encoding pyruvate dehydrogenase complex dihydrolipoamide acetyltransferase, producing MTDILMPALSPTMEEGVLARWHVKVGDVVSAGDVIAEIETDKATMEVEAVDEGEVTDILVAEGTEGVKVNTPIARLKDEGGAAAPKPVEKPAAKTEGAPKAEAAPAADEAPKPATSAAPAPAAPKSDSGDRIFSSPLARRIAAQNGVDLKSIKGTGPHGRIVKRDVEAAGKASTQPATASSASPAATAAEPRKAQSLAQMGIPDGSYDLIPLDGMKKAVARRMVDSVQNVPHFPLFIDCEIDQLMAVRAKVNKMLEPQGIKVSVNDFVIKAAALALKMVPEANASYTPEGIAMHHNADVSMAVAIDGGLITPIIKKAETKGLAQIATESKDLAKRARERKLKPEEFQGGTFSVSNLGMFGIKQFTSIINEPQGCIMSVGAGEQRAVVKNGQVVPATVMTVTLTCDHRVVDGATGARFLQAFKPLIEDPVAMLA from the coding sequence ATGACCGACATCCTGATGCCGGCCCTGTCTCCGACCATGGAGGAGGGCGTTCTGGCCAGGTGGCACGTCAAGGTCGGAGACGTCGTCTCCGCCGGCGACGTGATCGCCGAGATCGAAACCGACAAGGCGACGATGGAAGTCGAGGCCGTGGACGAGGGCGAAGTCACCGACATCCTGGTCGCTGAAGGCACGGAAGGCGTGAAGGTCAATACGCCCATCGCCCGCCTGAAGGACGAGGGCGGCGCGGCCGCGCCCAAGCCGGTTGAAAAACCCGCCGCCAAGACGGAAGGAGCGCCCAAGGCCGAGGCTGCTCCCGCTGCTGACGAGGCGCCCAAGCCCGCTACGTCTGCCGCTCCGGCGCCCGCCGCGCCGAAGTCGGACAGCGGAGATCGCATCTTCTCGTCGCCGCTCGCTAGACGTATCGCCGCGCAGAACGGCGTCGATCTGAAATCGATCAAGGGCACCGGTCCGCATGGTCGCATCGTCAAGCGCGACGTCGAGGCCGCCGGCAAGGCGTCGACTCAACCCGCGACCGCATCGTCGGCGTCGCCCGCCGCGACCGCAGCGGAGCCGCGCAAGGCGCAGTCGCTGGCGCAAATGGGCATTCCGGACGGCAGCTACGACCTGATCCCGCTGGACGGCATGAAGAAGGCCGTCGCGCGCCGCATGGTCGACAGCGTCCAGAATGTGCCGCACTTCCCGCTGTTCATCGACTGCGAGATCGACCAGCTGATGGCCGTGCGCGCCAAGGTGAACAAGATGCTGGAGCCGCAAGGGATCAAGGTCTCGGTCAACGACTTCGTCATCAAGGCCGCCGCCCTGGCCCTGAAGATGGTGCCGGAGGCCAACGCTTCGTACACCCCTGAAGGCATCGCCATGCACCACAACGCCGACGTCTCGATGGCGGTGGCGATCGACGGCGGCCTGATCACTCCGATCATCAAGAAGGCCGAGACCAAGGGCCTGGCGCAGATCGCGACCGAGTCCAAGGACCTGGCAAAGCGCGCCCGCGAGCGCAAGCTGAAGCCCGAAGAGTTCCAGGGCGGCACCTTCTCGGTGTCCAACCTGGGCATGTTCGGCATCAAGCAGTTCACCTCGATCATCAATGAGCCCCAGGGCTGCATCATGAGCGTGGGCGCGGGCGAGCAGCGCGCGGTCGTCAAGAACGGCCAGGTCGTTCCGGCCACGGTGATGACGGTCACCCTGACCTGCGATCACCGCGTGGTCGATGGTGCGACCGGCGCCCGCTTCCTGCAGGCGTTCAAGCCGCTGATCGAAGATCCCGTCGCGATGCTGGCCTAA
- a CDS encoding ribbon-helix-helix domain-containing protein has protein sequence MSSLSKRSVALAGHATSVALEPEFWAVLDRIAAARSLSKAQLLAEIDAGRGRRPLASACRLLALDWVADHGRPA, from the coding sequence TTGAGCAGCCTCAGCAAACGTTCGGTCGCCCTCGCCGGCCATGCCACGTCGGTGGCGCTGGAGCCGGAGTTCTGGGCCGTGCTGGACCGGATCGCGGCCGCTCGCAGCCTCAGCAAGGCTCAGCTTCTGGCTGAAATCGACGCCGGTCGCGGCCGACGCCCTCTCGCCTCCGCCTGTCGCCTGCTGGCGCTGGACTGGGTGGCGGATCATGGAAGACCGGCGTAG
- a CDS encoding ATP-dependent helicase, translating to MTDLPASRISDLARARAPEGEASNDYLKGLNPEQREAVETTEGPVLVLAGAGTGKTRVLTTRLAHILATGRAKPWELLAVTFTNKAAREMRERITHLIGPSAEGLRWLGTFHSIAAQILRRHAELVGLKSSFTILDTDDQERVLKQLLEAANIDTKRWTPKSLSGLIDHWKNRGWTPDKLPPGEDFANGKGQGLYAAYQARLRSLNACDFGDLLLHNITILSQHADLAEEYRRRFRYILVDEYQDTNVAQYLWLRLLTASTGNVCCVGDDDQSIYGWRGAEVDNILRFERDFPGAKIVKLERNYRSTSHILGAASGLIAANRDRLGKTLWTEDDSGDKVRVRGVWDGEAEARLIADEIETARRPNAGEPGLKYKDMAILVRASFQMRAFEERLVMLAIPYTVIGGPRFFERAEIRDAHAYLRLILSEDDDLAFERIVNVPKRGIGDTSVQKILQLARQHDLSALTAVRGLINTDELQARTRTALSNFVRDIDRWRQLSETTPHWQVMETVLEESGYTDMQKADRTSGQTRLENLKELTQSMQQFETLQAYLEHVSLVMDLERATSDDPNGDGAVQIMTLHGAKGLEFPLVFLPGWEEGVFPSQRSIDEKGEKGLEEERRLAYVGVTRAKQDARISFAANRLVYGRWTSQLPSRFVDELPIAHVDPQSDTGYYGASTGMKEAKSRWDDAPSFGSGYSSPGWKRAQSFTATQTPAKIPARRAVIEGDGRLIATADPKSSSGWKKGERVFHQKFGYGNVRVIEGNKLLVEFEKAGEKRVIDSFVEKA from the coding sequence GTGACCGACCTTCCCGCCTCCCGAATTTCCGACCTGGCGCGAGCCCGTGCGCCCGAGGGCGAGGCGTCGAACGACTATCTGAAAGGGCTGAACCCGGAGCAGCGCGAGGCGGTCGAGACGACCGAGGGGCCGGTTCTGGTTTTGGCGGGCGCCGGCACGGGAAAGACCCGCGTGCTGACAACACGGCTGGCGCACATTCTGGCGACGGGCCGGGCCAAGCCGTGGGAGCTGCTGGCCGTCACCTTCACCAACAAGGCCGCGCGCGAGATGCGCGAACGGATCACGCATCTGATCGGCCCCTCCGCCGAAGGGTTGCGTTGGCTGGGCACCTTCCACTCCATCGCCGCCCAGATCCTGCGTCGCCACGCCGAACTGGTCGGTCTGAAATCCAGCTTCACCATCCTGGACACCGACGATCAGGAACGCGTGCTGAAACAGCTGCTGGAAGCGGCTAATATCGACACCAAACGCTGGACGCCCAAGTCGCTGTCCGGCCTGATCGACCACTGGAAGAACCGAGGCTGGACGCCGGACAAGCTGCCGCCGGGCGAGGACTTCGCCAACGGCAAGGGCCAGGGTCTGTACGCCGCCTATCAGGCGCGCTTGCGCAGCCTGAACGCCTGCGACTTCGGCGATCTGCTGCTGCACAACATTACCATCCTGTCGCAACATGCGGACCTGGCGGAGGAATATCGCCGTCGCTTCCGCTACATCCTGGTGGACGAATATCAGGACACCAACGTCGCCCAGTATCTGTGGCTGCGGCTGCTGACGGCCTCGACCGGCAACGTCTGCTGCGTCGGCGACGACGATCAGTCGATCTACGGCTGGCGCGGAGCCGAGGTGGACAACATCCTGCGCTTCGAGCGCGACTTCCCCGGCGCCAAGATCGTCAAGCTGGAGCGGAACTATCGCTCGACCAGTCATATCCTGGGCGCGGCGTCCGGCCTGATCGCCGCCAACCGCGACCGACTGGGCAAGACCCTGTGGACCGAGGATGACAGCGGCGACAAGGTGCGGGTGCGCGGCGTCTGGGACGGCGAGGCCGAGGCCCGGCTGATCGCCGACGAGATCGAGACTGCGCGGCGTCCCAACGCCGGCGAACCGGGCCTGAAATACAAGGACATGGCTATTCTGGTTCGCGCCTCGTTCCAGATGCGGGCCTTTGAAGAACGGCTGGTGATGCTGGCCATCCCCTATACCGTCATCGGCGGGCCGCGCTTCTTCGAGCGCGCCGAGATCCGCGACGCCCACGCCTATCTGCGCCTGATCCTGTCGGAAGACGACGACCTCGCCTTCGAGCGGATCGTCAATGTGCCCAAACGCGGCATCGGCGACACCAGCGTGCAGAAGATCCTGCAACTGGCCCGCCAACACGACCTGTCGGCCCTGACCGCCGTGCGGGGCCTGATCAATACCGACGAGCTTCAGGCCCGGACCCGCACCGCCCTGTCCAACTTCGTGCGCGACATCGACCGCTGGCGCCAACTGTCCGAGACTACGCCCCACTGGCAGGTCATGGAGACGGTGCTGGAGGAGAGCGGCTATACCGACATGCAGAAGGCCGACCGCACCAGCGGCCAGACCCGCCTGGAGAACCTGAAGGAACTGACCCAGTCCATGCAGCAGTTCGAGACGCTGCAGGCCTATCTGGAGCACGTCTCTCTGGTGATGGATCTGGAGCGCGCGACCAGCGATGATCCCAATGGCGACGGCGCGGTGCAGATCATGACCCTGCACGGCGCCAAGGGGCTGGAGTTCCCGCTCGTCTTCCTGCCTGGCTGGGAAGAAGGCGTCTTCCCCAGCCAGCGCAGCATCGATGAGAAGGGCGAGAAGGGCCTCGAGGAGGAACGCCGCCTGGCCTACGTGGGCGTCACCCGCGCCAAGCAGGACGCTCGCATCTCCTTCGCCGCCAACCGGTTGGTCTATGGCCGCTGGACCTCGCAACTGCCCAGCCGCTTCGTCGACGAACTGCCCATCGCTCACGTCGATCCCCAATCCGATACCGGCTATTACGGCGCTTCGACCGGCATGAAGGAGGCCAAGAGCCGCTGGGACGACGCGCCATCCTTCGGCAGCGGCTATTCCTCCCCCGGCTGGAAACGCGCCCAATCCTTCACCGCCACTCAGACCCCGGCCAAGATTCCCGCGCGCAGGGCCGTCATCGAAGGCGACGGCCGACTGATCGCCACCGCAGACCCCAAATCCAGTTCAGGCTGGAAAAAGGGCGAACGCGTCTTTCACCAGAAGTTCGGCTACGGAAACGTGCGCGTCATCGAAGGCAACAAGCTGCTGGTCGAGTTCGAAAAGGCCGGGGAGAAGCGCGTCATCGACAGCTTTGTCGAGAAGGCCTAA
- a CDS encoding glutathione peroxidase, with amino-acid sequence MTSVYDFSARAIDGTDVSLDRFRGQALLIVNTASKCGFTGQYDGLEKLHRTFANQPFEVLGFPCNQFGEQEPGRAAEIAAFCATSFDVTFPLFDKVEVNGPNRHPLYAWLTEQKRGFLGSKAIKWNFTKFLTDREGRVVARYAPQTEPEAIKADIEKLI; translated from the coding sequence ATGACCTCGGTCTATGACTTCTCCGCCCGCGCCATCGACGGCACGGACGTTTCGCTCGATCGCTTTCGCGGTCAGGCGTTGCTGATCGTCAATACGGCGTCCAAGTGCGGCTTCACTGGCCAATACGATGGTCTGGAAAAGCTGCACCGGACGTTCGCCAATCAGCCGTTCGAGGTGCTGGGCTTTCCCTGCAACCAGTTCGGCGAGCAGGAGCCGGGCAGGGCGGCGGAAATCGCCGCCTTCTGCGCCACAAGTTTCGACGTGACCTTCCCCCTGTTCGACAAGGTGGAGGTCAACGGACCGAACCGACATCCGCTTTACGCCTGGCTGACCGAACAGAAGCGCGGCTTCCTGGGCTCCAAAGCCATCAAGTGGAACTTCACCAAGTTCCTGACCGACCGCGAGGGCAGGGTGGTCGCCCGCTATGCCCCGCAGACTGAACCCGAGGCCATCAAGGCCGACATCGAGAAGTTGATCTAA
- the lpdA gene encoding dihydrolipoyl dehydrogenase, with product MAAEFDLVVIGSGPGGYVAAIRASQLGLKVAIVERENLGGICLNWGCIPTKALLKSGEKFESLSHLKEYGLSASGASFDFDAIIQRSRGVAKQLNQGVGFLMKKNKIEVIEGSAKLEKGAAAPKVVVALKAGGSRALEAKSVMLAVGARARALPQIGLEADGDRIWAYREAMAPKFMPKSIVVIGSGAIGIEFGSFYRALGCDVTVVEAVDRIMPVEDEEVSKAAQKSFEKRGMKFKLGAKVTKVSKDAKGVKVAVEIGGKAETLEAEVCISAVGITANTDGIGLEELGLEMDRGHVKIDSHCQTNVKGLYAIGDCAGAPWLAHKASHEGIHAAEHIAGYKTPNVHSPIAGCTYAQPQVASVGVTEQAARAEKRDVKIGRFPFRVNGKAIASGDTDGFVKVIFDAKTGALIGAHMIGHEVTEMIQGYVTAITMEATEEDIHGIVYPHPTMSEAMHEAALDAYGRVIHI from the coding sequence ATGGCTGCTGAATTCGATCTCGTCGTCATCGGCTCGGGCCCCGGCGGTTATGTCGCGGCAATTCGCGCCAGCCAGTTGGGCCTGAAGGTCGCCATCGTCGAGCGCGAGAACCTGGGCGGCATCTGCCTGAACTGGGGGTGCATTCCGACCAAGGCCCTGCTGAAGTCGGGCGAAAAGTTCGAGAGCCTGAGCCATCTGAAGGAGTACGGCCTGTCGGCGTCGGGCGCGTCGTTCGATTTCGACGCCATCATCCAGCGCTCGCGTGGAGTGGCCAAACAGCTGAATCAGGGCGTCGGCTTCCTGATGAAGAAAAACAAGATCGAGGTGATCGAGGGGTCAGCCAAGCTGGAGAAGGGCGCCGCCGCGCCCAAGGTCGTCGTCGCCCTTAAAGCGGGCGGTTCGCGCGCTCTGGAGGCCAAGTCCGTCATGCTGGCCGTCGGCGCCCGCGCCCGCGCCCTGCCGCAGATCGGACTGGAAGCCGACGGCGATCGCATCTGGGCCTATCGCGAGGCGATGGCGCCGAAATTCATGCCCAAGTCGATCGTCGTGATCGGTTCGGGCGCCATCGGCATCGAGTTCGGCAGCTTCTATCGCGCCCTGGGTTGTGACGTGACCGTGGTCGAGGCCGTGGATCGCATCATGCCGGTCGAGGACGAAGAGGTCTCCAAGGCCGCCCAGAAGTCGTTCGAAAAGCGCGGCATGAAGTTCAAGCTGGGCGCCAAGGTCACTAAGGTGAGCAAGGACGCCAAGGGCGTGAAGGTCGCCGTCGAGATCGGCGGCAAGGCCGAGACCCTGGAGGCCGAGGTCTGCATCTCGGCCGTAGGCATCACCGCCAACACCGACGGCATCGGCCTGGAAGAACTGGGTCTGGAAATGGACCGCGGCCACGTCAAGATCGACAGCCACTGCCAGACCAACGTCAAGGGGCTGTACGCCATCGGCGACTGCGCCGGCGCGCCCTGGCTGGCGCACAAGGCGTCGCACGAAGGCATCCACGCTGCCGAACATATCGCCGGCTACAAGACCCCCAACGTCCATTCACCCATCGCCGGCTGCACCTATGCCCAGCCGCAGGTCGCCTCGGTCGGCGTCACCGAACAGGCTGCGCGCGCCGAGAAGCGCGACGTCAAGATCGGCCGCTTCCCGTTCCGCGTGAACGGCAAGGCGATCGCCTCGGGCGACACCGACGGCTTCGTCAAGGTGATCTTCGACGCCAAGACCGGCGCCCTGATCGGCGCCCACATGATCGGTCACGAAGTGACCGAGATGATCCAGGGCTATGTCACCGCCATCACGATGGAGGCGACAGAGGAAGACATCCACGGGATCGTCTATCCGCACCCGACCATGTCGGAGGCCATGCACGAGGCGGCGCTGGACGCCTATGGGCGTGTGATCCACATCTAA
- a CDS encoding YbaY family lipoprotein has protein sequence MRNAPLILPAALVLAACATTPDMTTGTTVVNVTATYRERIMLPPGHVLTVRVEDVSLADAPAKVLAETSEPLTGAPPYRVTLGFPTSQIDPRHTYAARAEIRDAAGALVFVTDTRHAILTNGAPASAEIMLKSAR, from the coding sequence ATGCGAAACGCCCCCCTGATCCTGCCCGCCGCCCTGGTCCTGGCGGCCTGCGCCACCACGCCGGACATGACGACCGGAACGACAGTCGTAAACGTGACCGCCACCTATCGCGAACGGATCATGCTGCCGCCCGGCCATGTCCTGACCGTTAGGGTTGAGGACGTCAGTCTGGCCGACGCGCCCGCCAAGGTTCTCGCCGAGACCAGCGAGCCGCTGACCGGCGCCCCGCCCTATCGCGTCACCCTTGGCTTTCCCACGTCTCAGATCGATCCACGCCACACCTATGCCGCGCGCGCCGAGATCCGAGACGCGGCCGGCGCTCTGGTCTTCGTTACGGACACCCGCCACGCGATCCTGACGAACGGCGCGCCGGCCTCGGCCGAGATCATGCTGAAGTCCGCGCGTTGA
- a CDS encoding pyruvate dehydrogenase complex E1 component subunit beta, with amino-acid sequence MTDILMPALSPTMEEGTLTKWHIKAGDTVSAGQVIAEIETDKATMEVEAVDEGEVLEILVAEGSENVKVNTPIARLAGEDGAAAPAPKAEPAQGEAEAPKAAAEGKTGDPEKAPAQTATPKVELRDPEIPADVKLVKTTVRDALRDAMAEEMRRDDRVFLIGEEVAQYQGAYKVSRDLLQEFGDQRVVDTPITEHGFAGLGVGAAMSGLKPIVEFMTFNFAMQAIDHIINSAAKTLYMSGGQIRAPIVFRGPNGAASRVGAQHSQDYSAWYAQVPGLKVIAPYDAADAKGLLKAAIRDPNPVVFLEHEMMYGLEFDVPEVEDYVLPIGKAKVRREGKDVTITAHSRMVGFALQAAEKLAEQGIEAEVIDLRTLRPLDHETIVESVKKTNRLVSAEEGWGPMGVGAEVVARVIEHAFDYLDAPPLRVHQEDVPLPYAANLEALSLPGADKIIAAVKQVMA; translated from the coding sequence GTGACCGACATTCTGATGCCGGCGCTGTCCCCCACGATGGAAGAGGGCACGCTGACCAAATGGCATATCAAGGCGGGCGACACCGTGTCGGCCGGCCAGGTGATCGCCGAGATCGAAACCGACAAGGCGACGATGGAAGTCGAGGCCGTGGATGAAGGCGAAGTGCTGGAAATCCTGGTCGCCGAAGGCTCCGAGAACGTGAAGGTCAACACGCCGATCGCTCGTCTGGCCGGCGAAGACGGCGCAGCGGCCCCTGCGCCCAAGGCTGAACCCGCGCAGGGCGAAGCCGAGGCGCCCAAGGCTGCGGCCGAGGGCAAAACCGGCGATCCCGAAAAGGCCCCGGCCCAGACCGCGACGCCCAAGGTCGAACTGCGCGATCCGGAAATCCCGGCCGACGTCAAATTGGTCAAGACGACCGTGCGCGACGCCCTGCGTGACGCCATGGCCGAAGAGATGCGTCGCGACGATCGCGTCTTCCTGATCGGCGAGGAAGTCGCCCAGTACCAAGGCGCCTACAAGGTCAGCCGCGACCTGCTGCAGGAGTTCGGCGATCAGCGCGTCGTGGACACGCCGATCACCGAGCATGGTTTCGCCGGCCTGGGCGTCGGCGCCGCCATGTCGGGCCTGAAGCCGATCGTCGAGTTCATGACGTTTAACTTCGCCATGCAGGCGATCGACCACATCATCAATTCGGCCGCCAAGACGCTCTATATGTCGGGCGGTCAGATCCGCGCGCCTATCGTCTTCCGCGGCCCGAACGGCGCCGCTTCGCGCGTCGGCGCCCAGCACAGCCAGGACTACTCGGCCTGGTACGCGCAGGTGCCGGGTCTGAAGGTCATCGCGCCCTATGACGCGGCCGACGCCAAGGGCCTGCTGAAAGCCGCCATCCGTGACCCGAACCCGGTCGTCTTCCTCGAACACGAGATGATGTACGGCCTGGAGTTCGACGTGCCGGAGGTCGAGGACTATGTCCTGCCGATCGGCAAGGCCAAGGTCCGTCGCGAAGGCAAGGATGTCACCATCACCGCGCACAGCCGCATGGTTGGCTTCGCCCTGCAGGCCGCCGAGAAGCTGGCCGAGCAGGGTATCGAGGCCGAAGTGATCGACCTGCGTACCCTGCGTCCTCTGGATCACGAGACCATCGTCGAGAGCGTCAAGAAGACTAACCGTCTGGTCTCGGCCGAAGAAGGCTGGGGTCCGATGGGTGTCGGCGCCGAGGTTGTGGCCCGCGTCATCGAACATGCTTTCGACTATCTGGATGCGCCGCCGCTGCGGGTTCACCAAGAAGATGTGCCGCTGCCCTACGCCGCCAATCTGGAAGCGCTGTCGCTGCCGGGCGCGGACAAGATCATCGCGGCCGTGAAGCAGGTGATGGCATGA
- the pdhA gene encoding pyruvate dehydrogenase (acetyl-transferring) E1 component subunit alpha, whose protein sequence is MAKAPAKSAQTTTPDKLPNTPTASKEDLLRFYREMVLIRRFEERAGQLYGMGLIGGFCHLYIGQEAVAVGVQESVKQGHDKIITGYRDHGHMLAAGMDPKEVMAELTGRSGGSSKGKGGSMHMFDVPTGFYGGHGIVGAQVALGTGLAFAGKYRGDDSVAFVYFGDGASNQGQVYESFNMAQLWKLPAIYIIENNQYAMGTSIERSSSTTELYQRGASFGIPGEQVDGMDVLAVRDATARAVKRAREGGGPFILEVKTYRYRGHSMSDPAKYRTKEEVDEVKKTRDPIDHLKTLLSAANATEDELKAIDNEIKAIVAEAVQFAQESPEPDPSELYTDVYVEA, encoded by the coding sequence ATGGCGAAAGCCCCAGCCAAATCCGCTCAGACGACCACGCCTGACAAACTGCCCAACACGCCGACGGCGTCCAAGGAAGATCTTCTCCGGTTCTATCGCGAGATGGTTCTGATCCGCCGCTTCGAAGAGCGTGCGGGCCAGCTCTACGGCATGGGGCTGATCGGCGGCTTCTGCCACCTGTACATCGGCCAGGAAGCCGTGGCGGTCGGCGTCCAGGAGAGCGTTAAACAAGGCCACGACAAGATCATCACTGGCTACCGCGACCACGGCCACATGCTGGCCGCCGGCATGGACCCCAAGGAAGTCATGGCCGAGCTGACCGGCCGCAGCGGCGGATCGTCCAAGGGCAAGGGCGGATCGATGCACATGTTCGACGTGCCGACCGGATTCTACGGCGGTCACGGCATCGTCGGCGCCCAGGTGGCGCTGGGCACCGGCCTGGCTTTCGCCGGCAAGTATCGCGGGGACGATTCGGTGGCCTTCGTCTATTTCGGCGACGGCGCCTCGAACCAGGGGCAGGTGTACGAGAGCTTCAATATGGCGCAGCTGTGGAAGCTGCCGGCCATCTACATCATCGAGAACAATCAGTACGCCATGGGCACGAGCATCGAACGCTCGTCCTCAACGACCGAACTGTATCAGCGCGGCGCCAGCTTCGGCATTCCGGGCGAGCAGGTCGACGGCATGGACGTGCTGGCCGTGCGCGACGCGACGGCGCGTGCGGTGAAGCGCGCCCGCGAGGGCGGCGGTCCCTTCATCTTGGAAGTGAAGACCTATCGCTATCGCGGTCACTCGATGTCAGACCCGGCCAAATACCGGACCAAGGAAGAGGTCGACGAGGTCAAGAAGACCCGCGACCCGATCGATCACCTGAAGACGCTGCTGTCGGCCGCCAATGCGACCGAGGACGAGCTCAAGGCCATCGACAACGAGATCAAGGCGATCGTCGCCGAAGCTGTTCAATTCGCCCAAGAGAGCCCGGAACCCGATCCGTCCGAGCTCTATACCGACGTCTACGTGGAGGCCTGA
- a CDS encoding DUF3606 domain-containing protein, which translates to MAGLKDKRGFIDKDRIDLSERQSVEYWMKRWGVTKDQITAAHRKVGRMTKDIAAELGKKR; encoded by the coding sequence ATGGCGGGCCTCAAGGACAAGCGCGGCTTCATCGACAAGGATCGCATTGATCTGTCGGAACGTCAGTCGGTCGAATACTGGATGAAACGCTGGGGCGTAACCAAGGACCAGATCACCGCCGCCCACCGCAAGGTTGGGCGCATGACCAAGGATATCGCGGCGGAATTGGGCAAGAAGCGCTGA